Proteins co-encoded in one Flavobacterium sp. M31R6 genomic window:
- a CDS encoding sodium-translocating pyrophosphatase: protein MNSIMIYVPIFMAIIGLIFMAIKRSWVLKQDSGDGKMKEISDHIYEGALAFLKAEYRLLAVFVLIASIVLAGITFIPGVKTNILIVVAFVFGAFFSALAGNMGMKIATKTNVRTTQAARTSLPQALKVSFGGGTVMGLGVAGLAVLGLTGFFIVFFQIFMKGQWTSTEDMTVVLETLAGFSLGAESIALFARVGGGIYTKAADVGADLVGKVEAGIPEDDPRNPATIADNVGDNVGDVAGMGADLFGSYVATVLAAMVLGNYVIKDMGGNIQDAFGGIGPILLPMAIAGFGILFSIIGTMLVKITDENAKEAQVQKALNIGNWVSIVLTAISCYFLVQYMLPETMSMTFFGEGSMDISSMRVFYATLIGLIVGGAISSVTEYYTGLGTKPVMAIVQKSSTGAGTNVIAGLATGMISTFPTVLLFAAAIWSSYALAGFYGVALAASAMMATTAMQLAIDAFGPISDNAGGIAEMSELPKEVRTRTDILDSVGNTTAATGKGFAIASAALTSLALFAAYVTFTGIDGINIFKAPVLAMLFVGGMIPVVFSALAMNSVGKAAMDMVYEVRRQFKEIPGIMEGTGKPEYAKCVDISTKAALREMMLPGILTIGFPIAIVLLGKLVYGDNNQLIAEMLGGYMAGVTVSGVLWAVFQNNAGGAWDNAKKSFEAGVMINGEMTYKGSDAHKAAVTGDTVGDPFKDTSGPSMNILIKLTCLIGLVMAPILGSGSSTIDAKGACCEKKEIMMKKCVMKESSMMMGKCDMSKCAKMTKEECAKMCDSLKCTPEQKEMCLSHYDKNGKFVAPKGKACCAKKPMSMKNEIRIEKTNLDGKVSATVTTTVNGTEVVQKFEGTDAEVQAHIDAVK from the coding sequence ATGAATTCAATTATGATTTATGTGCCAATTTTTATGGCAATAATAGGGCTTATTTTTATGGCTATCAAAAGATCGTGGGTGTTAAAGCAGGATTCTGGAGATGGTAAAATGAAAGAGATATCAGATCACATATATGAAGGCGCTTTGGCTTTCTTAAAGGCAGAATACCGATTATTGGCTGTCTTTGTATTAATCGCAAGTATTGTATTGGCAGGAATCACTTTTATTCCTGGAGTTAAAACAAATATATTAATAGTCGTTGCATTTGTGTTCGGAGCATTTTTCTCAGCATTGGCAGGGAATATGGGAATGAAGATCGCAACAAAAACCAATGTAAGAACTACTCAAGCCGCTCGTACGAGCTTACCACAAGCTTTGAAAGTTTCTTTTGGCGGTGGAACTGTAATGGGATTAGGCGTAGCCGGTTTAGCTGTATTAGGGTTAACCGGTTTTTTTATTGTTTTCTTCCAAATCTTCATGAAAGGACAATGGACTTCAACAGAAGATATGACAGTTGTTTTAGAAACATTGGCTGGGTTCTCTCTTGGAGCTGAATCTATCGCTTTATTTGCTCGTGTGGGTGGAGGAATTTACACCAAAGCGGCCGATGTAGGTGCCGATTTAGTAGGTAAAGTTGAAGCAGGGATTCCTGAAGATGACCCTCGTAATCCTGCTACAATTGCAGATAACGTAGGAGATAATGTTGGTGACGTTGCCGGAATGGGTGCCGACTTATTTGGATCGTATGTAGCAACCGTTCTTGCGGCAATGGTACTTGGAAATTATGTTATCAAAGATATGGGTGGAAACATTCAAGATGCTTTTGGCGGAATAGGACCAATTTTATTACCTATGGCTATTGCTGGTTTTGGAATTTTGTTTTCAATCATTGGAACGATGCTAGTTAAGATTACGGATGAGAATGCCAAAGAAGCACAAGTTCAAAAAGCTTTGAATATTGGAAACTGGGTTTCTATCGTTTTAACGGCTATCTCTTGTTACTTCTTAGTCCAATATATGCTTCCTGAAACAATGAGCATGACTTTCTTTGGTGAAGGGTCAATGGATATTTCATCGATGCGTGTTTTTTATGCTACGCTTATTGGACTTATTGTGGGTGGAGCTATTTCATCTGTAACTGAATATTATACAGGTTTAGGAACAAAACCAGTTATGGCTATTGTTCAAAAATCAAGTACGGGTGCTGGAACAAATGTAATTGCTGGATTGGCAACAGGGATGATTTCTACTTTCCCAACTGTATTATTGTTCGCGGCAGCGATTTGGTCTTCTTATGCTTTAGCAGGATTTTATGGCGTTGCATTAGCAGCTTCAGCAATGATGGCAACTACAGCAATGCAATTGGCAATCGATGCTTTTGGGCCTATATCTGACAATGCTGGTGGAATTGCCGAAATGAGCGAATTACCAAAAGAAGTCCGTACCAGAACCGATATTTTGGATTCAGTTGGAAATACAACAGCAGCAACAGGTAAAGGTTTTGCCATTGCTTCAGCAGCTTTGACTTCTTTGGCTTTATTTGCAGCCTATGTAACTTTTACTGGAATTGACGGAATTAATATTTTTAAAGCGCCGGTTTTAGCGATGCTTTTTGTTGGAGGAATGATACCTGTAGTTTTCTCAGCTTTGGCGATGAATTCAGTTGGAAAAGCAGCGATGGACATGGTGTACGAAGTACGTCGTCAGTTCAAAGAAATTCCAGGAATTATGGAAGGAACCGGAAAACCGGAATATGCCAAATGTGTTGACATTTCGACTAAAGCAGCTTTACGCGAAATGATGTTGCCGGGTATTTTAACGATTGGTTTCCCAATTGCAATTGTACTTTTAGGAAAGTTAGTGTACGGAGATAACAATCAATTAATTGCCGAAATGTTAGGCGGTTATATGGCCGGAGTTACTGTTTCTGGAGTACTTTGGGCAGTTTTCCAGAACAATGCCGGAGGTGCTTGGGACAATGCCAAAAAATCATTTGAAGCTGGCGTTATGATTAATGGTGAAATGACTTACAAAGGATCTGATGCTCACAAAGCAGCGGTTACGGGAGATACTGTTGGAGATCCATTCAAAGATACTTCTGGACCATCAATGAACATCTTGATCAAATTAACGTGCTTGATTGGATTGGTAATGGCTCCAATTTTAGGAAGCGGAAGCAGTACTATTGATGCAAAAGGAGCTTGTTGTGAAAAGAAAGAAATCATGATGAAAAAATGCGTCATGAAAGAAAGTTCAATGATGATGGGAAAATGCGACATGTCTAAATGTGCAAAAATGACCAAAGAAGAATGTGCAAAAATGTGCGACAGTCTAAAATGTACTCCTGAGCAAAAAGAAATGTGTTTGTCTCATTATGATAAAAACGGGAAATTTGTTGCACCTAAAGGAAAAGCTTGTTGCGCTAAAAAGCCAATGTCAATGAAGAATGAAATTAGAATTGAAAAAACAAATCTTGACGGAAAAGTAAGTGCTACTGTTACCACAACGGTAAATGGTACTGAAGTTGTTCAGAAATTTGAAGGAACAGATGCTGAAGTTCAAGCTCATATTGATGCTGTGAAATAA
- a CDS encoding carboxy terminal-processing peptidase: protein MKRNYIKLIAVVCLSATLFAFTINSKKSVDPDKDKLLLELLMFVIKKGHYSPLTIDDNFSKGVYKEYIEALDPSKRFFLQSDINEFSKYELELDDQLTTKDLTFFNLTYDRLMLRVEEGNKMFKDVLKSPFDYKIEEEFNVDYDKAPYAKNNTELKEKWRKQIKLSTLSSLTEKQKLEEGKKIKDPAYVVKSEVVLEKETRESSMKSLNESFGAMSELKREDWFTLYINSIMAQFDPHTSYFAPDEKEKFDVSISGKFEGIGAQLQKKNDYIEVLELISGGPAWRGKQLEKGDLIIKVAQSNGTAVDIVGMRLADVIKKIKGPKGSEVRLTVKKADGSLQIIPIIRDIVEIEETYVKSSIVEKNGLKYGVIYLPKFYIDFENKDGKGRDAANDMAKEVDRLKEAGVKGIVLDVRDDGGGSLEAVVNIAGLFIEEGPIVQVKSSVKKEILYDTDKKIAWDGPLVIMVNEFSASASEILAAAMQDYKRGIIIGSKQTYGKGTVQRVIDLNQYIKNSAYGDFGALKTTIQKFYRINGGSTQLEGVSSDVVIPDRYAYLKMGERDEVHALAWDKIDSATYTVWNNTSKFDQAIINSKKRIENNVQFKLIEENAKWIDSRSAENNYSLNIDKFKSEQNQIEEASKKFKPIVDYKNNLKFTSLPYELEGTGKDPVLKEKRERWHESLSKDIYVEEALNVLDDLQPKSIVKTNIPIDKKGKLVKR, encoded by the coding sequence ATGAAAAGAAATTATATAAAACTCATAGCTGTAGTATGCCTTTCGGCTACCTTATTTGCCTTTACAATTAATTCAAAAAAATCAGTTGATCCAGATAAAGACAAGTTGTTATTGGAGTTATTGATGTTTGTAATAAAGAAGGGACATTATAGTCCTCTAACAATTGATGATAATTTCTCAAAAGGAGTTTACAAAGAGTATATAGAAGCTTTGGATCCTTCCAAACGTTTTTTCCTGCAGTCTGATATAAATGAGTTTTCCAAATACGAATTGGAGTTGGATGATCAGTTAACGACTAAAGATTTGACTTTCTTTAATCTTACTTACGATCGTTTGATGCTTCGTGTGGAAGAGGGAAATAAAATGTTCAAAGACGTTTTAAAGAGTCCTTTTGATTATAAAATTGAAGAGGAATTTAATGTAGATTATGATAAAGCTCCGTATGCCAAAAATAACACTGAGTTAAAAGAAAAATGGAGGAAACAAATAAAGTTATCTACGCTTTCTTCTTTAACTGAAAAGCAGAAATTAGAAGAAGGAAAAAAAATCAAAGATCCTGCTTATGTTGTAAAATCAGAAGTTGTGTTGGAAAAAGAAACAAGAGAAAGCTCAATGAAGTCATTGAATGAGTCTTTTGGGGCTATGAGTGAATTAAAAAGAGAAGATTGGTTTACATTGTATATCAATTCTATTATGGCTCAATTTGACCCGCATACTTCTTATTTCGCTCCAGATGAAAAAGAAAAATTTGATGTAAGCATAAGTGGTAAATTTGAAGGTATTGGCGCTCAGCTACAAAAGAAAAACGATTACATTGAAGTCTTAGAACTTATTTCAGGAGGTCCAGCATGGAGAGGAAAACAATTGGAAAAAGGAGATTTAATTATTAAAGTAGCTCAATCTAATGGAACTGCTGTAGATATAGTAGGAATGCGTTTGGCGGATGTTATAAAAAAAATAAAAGGGCCAAAAGGTTCTGAAGTTCGTCTTACCGTAAAAAAAGCAGATGGTTCTTTGCAAATTATTCCAATCATCAGGGATATTGTTGAGATTGAAGAAACGTATGTTAAATCAAGTATTGTTGAGAAAAATGGTTTGAAATATGGGGTTATTTATTTGCCTAAATTTTATATTGATTTTGAGAACAAAGACGGAAAAGGACGAGATGCGGCTAACGATATGGCTAAAGAAGTAGATCGTTTGAAAGAAGCCGGCGTAAAAGGTATTGTTCTTGATGTACGTGATGATGGAGGTGGTTCTTTGGAGGCAGTTGTAAATATTGCTGGTTTGTTTATAGAAGAAGGGCCTATTGTTCAGGTTAAATCGTCTGTAAAAAAAGAAATTCTGTATGATACCGATAAAAAAATAGCTTGGGATGGTCCATTGGTAATTATGGTAAATGAATTTTCAGCATCTGCTTCGGAGATATTGGCAGCAGCTATGCAGGATTATAAAAGAGGAATTATAATTGGAAGCAAACAAACTTATGGTAAAGGAACGGTTCAAAGGGTAATTGACTTGAATCAATATATCAAGAATAGTGCTTATGGAGATTTCGGAGCCTTAAAAACAACTATTCAAAAATTTTACAGAATTAATGGTGGTTCAACGCAATTAGAAGGAGTAAGCAGTGATGTGGTTATACCGGATCGTTATGCTTATTTAAAAATGGGTGAACGTGACGAAGTGCACGCATTGGCATGGGATAAAATTGATTCGGCTACTTATACGGTTTGGAATAATACTTCAAAATTTGATCAAGCAATTATTAACAGTAAAAAGAGAATTGAAAACAATGTTCAATTTAAATTGATTGAAGAAAATGCTAAATGGATTGATAGTAGAAGTGCTGAAAACAATTATAGCTTAAACATAGATAAATTTAAATCGGAGCAGAATCAAATTGAAGAAGCCTCCAAAAAGTTTAAGCCAATTGTTGATTATAAAAATAATTTGAAGTTCACTTCATTGCCTTATGAATTAGAAGGAACAGGCAAAGATCCTGTTCTGAAAGAAAAAAGAGAAAGGTGGCATGAAAGTTTGTCGAAAGACATTTATGTTGAAGAAGCTTTAAATGTTTTGGATGATTTACAACCAAAATCAATAGTAAAAACTAACATTCCTATTGATAAAAAAGGAAAGCTAGTTAAAAGATAA
- a CDS encoding inorganic diphosphatase: MTADKLKTFDVLIEIPRGSRNKYEYDFAIKRMRFDRMLFSSMMYPADYGFIPETLALDGDPLDVLVLVNEPTFPGCVMEVKPIGVFHMADDKGPDEKVICVPVSDPIWNSLENLSDINPHLLKEIEHFFQVYKDLENKQVDVEGWGDVNEAYAIIKECTERFDQIENKPAGLFSIK; encoded by the coding sequence ATGACTGCAGACAAATTAAAAACTTTTGATGTATTAATTGAAATACCAAGAGGAAGTAGAAATAAATACGAGTACGATTTTGCCATAAAAAGAATGCGTTTTGATAGAATGTTATTCTCTTCTATGATGTACCCAGCTGATTATGGTTTCATTCCTGAAACTTTAGCTTTGGATGGTGACCCATTAGACGTTTTGGTATTGGTAAACGAACCTACTTTCCCTGGTTGTGTAATGGAAGTAAAACCTATTGGAGTATTCCACATGGCTGATGACAAAGGGCCAGACGAAAAAGTAATCTGTGTACCGGTTTCTGATCCAATCTGGAATTCATTAGAAAACCTTTCTGACATCAATCCACACTTATTGAAAGAAATCGAGCATTTCTTCCAAGTTTACAAAGATCTTGAAAACAAGCAAGTAGATGTTGAAGGTTGGGGGGATGTAAACGAAGCGTATGCCATTATTAAAGAATGTACAGAACGTTTCGATCAAATAGAAAATAAACCAGCAGGATTATTTAGTATTAAATAA
- a CDS encoding deoxynucleoside kinase: protein MHIAIAGNIGSGKTTLTRLLAKHFKWEPHFEEVVDNPYLDDFYHQMERWSFNLQIYFLNSRFRQVMQIRESGKKIIQDRTIYEDAHIFAPNLYAMGLMTHRDFENYSSLFELMESLVKAPDLLIYLRSSIPNLVGQIHKRGREYENTISIDYLSRLNERYEAWVHTYNKGKIMIIDVDNINFVDNPEDLGNIINRIDAELNGLF, encoded by the coding sequence ATGCACATAGCTATAGCAGGAAACATAGGATCTGGAAAAACAACATTAACCCGTTTGTTAGCCAAACATTTTAAATGGGAACCTCATTTTGAAGAAGTAGTTGACAATCCTTATCTCGATGATTTTTACCATCAAATGGAACGTTGGTCGTTTAATCTGCAAATTTATTTCTTGAATAGCCGTTTTCGTCAAGTAATGCAAATCCGTGAAAGTGGGAAAAAAATAATTCAGGATAGAACTATTTATGAAGATGCCCATATTTTTGCTCCCAATCTTTATGCTATGGGATTGATGACACATCGTGATTTTGAAAACTATTCTTCTCTTTTTGAATTGATGGAATCTCTTGTGAAAGCACCGGATTTGCTAATCTATTTAAGAAGCTCTATTCCAAATTTAGTGGGGCAAATTCATAAGCGTGGCCGCGAATACGAAAACACTATTTCGATTGACTATTTAAGCCGTCTTAACGAGCGATATGAAGCTTGGGTTCATACTTACAACAAAGGGAAAATCATGATTATTGATGTTGATAATATTAATTTTGTTGATAATCCAGAAGACTTAGGAAATATCATCAATCGAATTGATGCCGAACTGAATGGGTTGTTTTAA